The sequence below is a genomic window from Harmonia axyridis chromosome 1, icHarAxyr1.1, whole genome shotgun sequence.
GTCGTACGCATTATAACTTATTCATCATGTCTGGTCGTGGTAAAGGTGGAAAAGTTAAGGGAAAGGCAAAGTCCCGTTCTAACCGTGCTGGATTACAGTTTCCAGTTGGTCGTATCCATCGTTTATTACGTAAGGGAAATTACGCAGAACGTGTTGGCGCCGGAGCACCCGTATATCTTGCTGCTGTCATGGAATATCTGGCCGCTGAAGTTTTGGAATTGGCCGGCAATGCCGCACGTGACAATAAGAAGACCAGAATTATTCCCCGTCATCTCCAATTGGCCATCAGAAATGACGAGGAATTGAATAAATTGCTTTCTGGAGTAACAATCGCTCAAGGTGGTGTTCTACCAAACATCCAAGCCGTCCTCTTACCCAAGAAGACCGAGAAGAAGACGTAAATTACGTTTCAAACATAAACGAAAGGCCCTTCTCAGGGCCACCATATTCTTCTATTGAAAAGATTTTATATCATCTTTGTTTTAGTAAACCGCAATATATTTCGCCATTGAAGTCTGAAATTTTAAAAGTAAGATCAAAGCTATTCGAATTATATTTGAACTTGGTAATTTTAGAATAGTGTCGTATAATTTTCTctaaatatttatgaataacGATATTTTCCTATCTTCCACTAATTATAGCTTTAGTACCTAGGCAAGGGCGTACATCTTTTTTTCTTGGTGGGAGGAGTAATCGAAAAAATCGACAACGTTTACCAGTTACCAGTTTATCGAGTCTTCATCAAGAAGACAATGAAACGGGTCCTCCTCGACATATCCATCTATTTGGGTAAGTATTGTCAAGGTAATTTCTCACTTCTAAACCAAAATGAGATGCAACCTcatctttttgaaaatatattcctgTAATAATGCCATGTAACATGCCGGGTTaaaaattttgtaaaaagtTGAAATGAACCGAACTTGGCAAACGATCATCAGAAATCTGAGTATTGAACACATCATATTTGGTCAACGGAACCTATTGGTCTAACAAATACAACATAAACATAATATCAGCATATTCTCTCTTTGTCAAATTGATCATTCtgataattccaaaattttataaaaatatggaACACAACCAATAAGGAATTATTAACTCAAATTTCAGTTGTcagcattttttcagaatataaaaTGACCACAAAAATGTTTCGAGAAGTTCATATTTGGTCTTTTAGCATTTTTTTCTACTTGTTAGTGTTGTTTCActgatgaattatttcatatattagcAAATTATTATCATAAACTAAACGTTCTCTGAGTTCAAGAAGATTACTCAATATATTCATTCACGACTAGATGCCTCACTCCCGTTTTTAAcctgaacactttaaatgacaaataa
It includes:
- the LOC123688910 gene encoding histone H2A-like, coding for MSGRGKGGKVKGKAKSRSNRAGLQFPVGRIHRLLRKGNYAERVGAGAPVYLAAVMEYLAAEVLELAGNAARDNKKTRIIPRHLQLAIRNDEELNKLLSGVTIAQGGVLPNIQAVLLPKKTEKKT